A DNA window from Helianthus annuus cultivar XRQ/B chromosome 15, HanXRQr2.0-SUNRISE, whole genome shotgun sequence contains the following coding sequences:
- the LOC110911071 gene encoding uncharacterized protein At5g19025 has protein sequence MMNLVNLQNSNSVHQSSKLSKKIPFSDCDQSRSALVDLIILIVVIGACGFLIHPYITLLLSLVQWVMVKHDVISGPIVYGLLGLGVLIVLMAMLAVTLFESRKCGQPGCRGLRKAVEFDIKIEKEDCVKNSSLGKNGLKKGLYELPRDYEKELEAELKKMAPVNGRVVLVFRGRCGCPVVRVEVPGPKKSNRKIKK, from the coding sequence ATGATGAATTTAGTCAATTTACAGAATTCAAATTCAGTCCATCAGTCAAGCAAATTGTCTAAGAAAATACCCTTTTCGGATTGTGATCAGTCTCGATCAGCTTTGGTTGATTTGATCATCTTGATTGTTGTGATCGGTGCTTGTGGGTTCTTGATACACCCCTATATAACGTTGCTGTTATCATTGGTCCAATGGGTTATGGTTAAACATGATGTTATAAGTGGTCCAATTGTTTATGGGCTTTTAGGACTCGGGGTGTTAATCGTGTTGATGGCTATGTTAGCCGTTACATTGTTTGAGAGTCGAAAATGTGGTCAGCCAGGCTGTCGTGGGCTGCGAAAGGCTGTTGAGTTTGATATCAAGATTGAAAAGGAAGATTGTGTTAAGAATTCGAGTTTGGGAAAGAATGGACTTAAGAAGGGGTTGTATGAATTGCCAAGGGATTATGAGAAGGAGTTGGAGGCGGAGTTGAAGAAGATGGCCCCGGTTAATGGTCGTGTGGTTCTTGTTTTTCGAGGCCGGTGCGGGTGTCCGGTTGTTCGAGTTGAGGTTCCGGGTCCTAAGAAGAGTAACAGGAAGATCAAGAAGTAG